Within Papaver somniferum cultivar HN1 unplaced genomic scaffold, ASM357369v1 unplaced-scaffold_17247, whole genome shotgun sequence, the genomic segment ACATTTTATATCGGCAGGCGAGGGGAATAGCATTATATCACCACCGTATACCTAGCCATTTGACGCAAAGCGTGTCGAAGAAAAACTAACACCTAGCCAGTACACGTTAGCTGTCCTGCAACTAAGGCGTGTCAAAGGTATGGACCTGATGGTAATTTTATTTCAATTACCAAACATTGACAAACCTATTCTCATTCTTTGATTCTCTGCCTCTTGCTGCCTCCTCCTCAAGCTCCTACACTATTGCTCTAACAACTGATTTTTTTCTTATCTATCTTTTGCTCACTTCACAATTCTCATGCATCACAACTTAGCAGCATCGTTGAATTCATATATTGCTCTGTTAGAAAATAGTTGGTCTATAGTCTAGCATAAGTTTGAGTTTTGATTGATAATTTAGCTGTTGATGTTAATGGGCATTTCGAATGGGTGTATTTAATTGTATGGAATTTGTAGCTTAGGAAGTATCAGATATAAGAATTTTGATTTTATGTCTTTGTTTCTGCTTTTTGATTTCATGTTTATGTGTAAATTCGTATGGTAGAAGAAGAGGGTGGTGACAGTTGAAGAGCATAGAAGGAAAGGATAATTTTGaaagtttgaaaccctaattgtgaaattggtggtggcGACGGTGGAGATGGCGGCGGCGATTGTGACAGGGGGACGGAAGATAGCCTTAAAGCTGATTTTGTGGTAGTGGTGTAGAAGGCGGATAACAAAGTTGGCGGTGGCGGTGCTATGTACGGTGTTGTTAGTGACGGAATGGTGTTGCCGGTGAAGGAACGACAGAGAGGTATTGGTATTAATATCGATTAGGTGCTCCAGAATTTCGTCCCCACAAATTTTCAACTGAAATCACGGATAGGTGTTGTATTTACCCCTGGAGTTTGTTATAAACTACGACATTTCTGTGTGGATAGAAAACACGGGGGGAATATAAGTCTATTTTACCCTTTAGTTTGGAATGATTTACGCCAGTTTCAAGCAATAAAGAAAACACGGAGGGGTAAGCTTGAGATTTCATCGTTGAACGAAAATCTGTTGGGACACCAAAAAACCATTTTCGCTTATATTATAAGATTTCTCTGaagtctaaaccctaacaaaattAAGGTATGAAAAATCCCTCTCTTTCTCGCAGTCGTTTGTTATCTTTAAGGAGACATAGACTAGATTAGCTGTGAACTTGATTGATATCAACAAATCCGTTTATGTGGAGAAATTTATGCATTTTGTTTCGACAATtttgtatagattgatttctAGGAATTCAAGTATCAACTAGTTTAAAATTTTGAGGTTAACGTATCAAGTAACAACTCAATTTCAATTCTTTTGTGTATTTTCTGatgctatttttttttatttttagggttCAATAAGGCTCTCTGTATTTTACACTGACAAAGCGGTAGAGATAAGATAAGACAGTAGTAATGGGGTCGAAGAAGACTACCGATCTCGAGGCTCTTGCTGAGCGGTTGCAGGAACAGGGTTTCTCTTCTCTCTCTACGCTGGACTTGAAGCTTttaggtattattattatctctctCCTCTCTACGCCGAACAAAATGAATACATagtgttgttgttttttcgaCTCCTTATTGATTATCTAGAGAACATAAAGGAAACAACCATTCACTAAACAAAATGAATACATCTAGTAACATGACCCGACAGTATAAGATTAGGAAAGCCGATAGCAAGAGATTCATTATTAAGCCAATTACTTGCTCTCTAACCAGTACTGAATcaagttaacaacaaatttcattATGTATTACACACGGCAAATATATCAAAGCACAATTACTATGATTAAAAgctgtttaattttttttatatacaacTAGTCTTTAGTGCGAGTAGTGTGTATAGCCTTTACCAGTTTCCTTCTTTTAGACTTTCTTGGTATGGAGTTATAAACTTCTTTCAACACTTTAGATAATTCTTTTATACATCAGCACCTACAAGCCTACAACCAAAGCTATAAATGAGATCCTTTAGCAGGTTTGTATCTTATTTTGATTCAGAAAACTGTTAGCTTTATTTATGGATACTTAAAAACAAATATACTGTCTATGCTTGGCCAGTTAGAACTTGATCCCCAAATTGCTTCAATTTTTGGTTTGATCACTCATGTGTTGTTTTATTGTAGGTTCCTCCCATATGACATGGAAAGAAAAGAAGGCTTTGCAAAATGAAAGGGTAGTTTCTCTCGGTGGGAAGGTAAGAAAACTACACAGATGGTTCGTCTTGGATATTATACATTTACCAAGCCTCTAACTCTTCCTATACTGAAGCATTGTTGATTTTCTTCTTAAATAACAGCCTGTTAAGAAGCAAAGAGTACCACTGAGTCTTGCAAGAGTCACAATGAAGAAACAAAAGGAAAGACAACAGAAAACACTACAAGAGGTTGTTGAAGATTTCTATTGCTTGTTTGGGATTTTTTTATTTCGTTAACATAGTATCTTTACTATTTAGTTCAAATTTGGAGGTTTTGCTGATAGTTAATTATTGCTAATTTAGGATATGGTTCTCGGTCGTTTTGGGGGGAACAAATCAAGTTCTAGTAATAGAGCCCCAGGGAAGCGAAAGGCGGAGGATAGCGTACTGAGGTCAACTGATGGGTATTTCAAAAATGGTGTATTGAACGTGAAGCATCTATTGCACAATAATTCTTCAAGAAGCATGGAAAATCGGCCAAGTCGGCCACAAGCGTTGAATTTTGGTACTGGTACTAGTGACAAAGGAAAGAAAAAGCAAGGTGGTGGAAAGAAGAAAGGAGGTAGGAAGCACGGCAAAAAGAGGCACtaaggattttctttttcatCGGATGTTTGGCCGTGTACGTTAAAGAACAATGCTTTTAGGTCTGATGTTTTGTAGTCCCCGAATATACATGACTTTAGGTTTCAACTTGTACTGGATTTTACAGTTGTGTCTGGCATTCTTATTAATGGCGTTAATGGCTTTGCGTGAAAGTGGTACTCATGGGTACAGAAAGTGGAGATTTCTGAATCTGCATCACGTAGTCAGTGTTTTGGGTCAAAGACCTTGTACACCATAAAATCTATATTGCAACCGAAATAAGGTTTTCATACAGAAGTAGGGAAGAAGACCAGTAAGAAAGAAACCAAAAACTCCACACCAACTCTAGTGAAGTGCAACATCATCCCACACCAACTGTTACTCAGAGAGATGATTCTGAGGGTTTCAGTAGATCCACCAACTCGAGTAAAGTGCAACATCATCCCACaccaactgtttttttttttaagcatcccACACCAACTGTTGCTAGGGAGATGGTTCCGAGGCTTTCCGTAGATCAAAATGATATTGGCCTGCAAGGTTTCCTTTTCGAGAGCAGCATCAGCTACCTTCTTGTTTCCTGGAAAGGCTTGGTGAGAAATATCAACAGAGGCCCTGCAGCTGTCAGCTTCAAGCAATAGAAGATTCAGTTACCTCTTGTCATGCTATGTTTCTCTTTCCTTTTGTTTCTTCATTGTACAGGACTTGGTAGTATTCTCTGTTTCTTAACAGGGTGTGTTAAGAAGAAAATCTATGATGTCCATGTATAGAAAGCAGTAGTTGCGTGTTAATATACATACAATTAATGTTAAGATGAACTACCTAACATTTCTCTAACCTCACCCAAAGAAGTAAAATTCTACTATATTGGACACCCTAACTAGCAGAACACCAAATAAGACCCGGTACTTTTCCTATTTACCGAACCAGGCCAAGCAGGACAAAAAGGGTTAAACACATTCCTTAATTACGGTCATATCCCAACAGGTCATGACACTCGGTAGTTATAAATAGTAACCGTGTCCAAATCAGCTGCCAAGCTGGAGGGTAAATCTTAAAATCAGAAAACATAGGAGGGGCAATTTCCAAAAATCGGAAAATTGAAGTATCTTAAAATCAGAAACTATTCTCATTTTTTCTCTATTCTCAGCGGAAGAAAATTTCTAGGTTTTGACTTATCAGTCATGGGTTGATCGAAGAAAGTGAAAATTAGGTTTGATCACGAATTTCAGAGGTGAAACTTCCTATGTGAAACCAGGGAAGTTAGGTTTTGACCTAGATAAAAATCCCCAATATGCAAAAATAGATTCTTCACCGGCGTAATCCGTTTCAAAATCACAGACAGTATGGGATTAGGTAAAATTCGTTTCTTTGTTTTTTCACAATATGGAACTAGGTTAATTTGAGCTAGGTATGGACTATATTGATTGGTTGGGTGTGATAAAAAAAAGTTGTATTTTTTATTgattcttattgtgtatatataagtGATGATCACGGAATGTTTTGATTACGAGTTTCTGTAGAAGAAGGGAAAAATTAGAGCTTTTCAGTATATCATTGTGTTTTCAGGTCTTAATTTTTGTTTGCAATCTTGGGGTTTGTTTTATTGaaatttaggattttgatgaaaaaATTAGAGCGTTTGAGTAAGTTGTTTTGTTTTTGAGGTATGAAATTTGATTAGACATTGTTttaaaattttggatttttgagTGAGTTTTGATTTAACTATGTGCGTTTGGTTTGATTGTAGGGTTTGAAAGAGAAAGATCTAAGCAATGGAAACTAATGGAGAGGTGAAGAAACGACCTACTTCATCTCCTTTGAGAAACTTCAAATTTTTTCAGGTATACTTTTTCCCCCTTTGAAAGATCGGAATTATTAGAGCTGTTGATTTTTGTGTGATCCTAATACCTGCACTTCTTAATGTTTGGTTACTTTGGTATAGTCAAACATGCGAATTTTGGTTCCCCGGAGAGCTGGATTCATTGGTTCTCACCTTGTTGATCCTGAATGGAGGATGAGAAAAATGAGGTATGGTTGACCATAGGTTACTTTTATAAGGTTTTCTGTATTTTATATGTGTTGAAACGATGTTGGGTGCATTGTAATACATGGTGTTCTGTGTCTTAGGTCGTTGTAGCTGATAACTACTTCACTGGTCGTTGGATTGGTCATCCAATATTCGAGCTTATTCGTCACGATACTTCCTTCTCTTCTTATAAGGTTTTGTTATGAGGATGCAAGAATAAACGCTTGTAATTTTGAATATGTGTTATTTTCTTCTATCTATCTATGCTAATATAATGTGATGAACAAGTTCTTTGGTTTCCGAAATTTGCCATTTTCTCTTCCTATAATGGAACATATCCGAGTTGTTATAAAGTGATGCTATATAATCATTCAGTATTTTTAAATTATCTATTTGGATCTGCTTTCTTGCAGATGTCAATGAGCCATCACTTGTTGAAGTTGATCAGATTTACCATCTTACTTGCCTTGCTTCCCCAATTTTCTATAAATACAATGTTGTAAAGGTGAgtttccttgttcttcttctcaTTTATATGTTACAGAATCCTCTTTCTTTTGCAAATAAGTAtccattggtacttgaatgtgaGATGCTATTATCTCAAGTTTCCTATGTTGCTCACTAACCTTGAGCAAGATATGTTATATTTTCCCTTTTTTCTTTCATTATTTGATTACCCAACCTGGCATGTTCTTGCATTATCTTGTCCTCTGCATTTTTTGTACTCTTATATCACTTGTATGGTTGAAGCATCCCTTTCTGGGGGGTTGCATATGTCCTGTAACTCTGAATTTTGAACATTTTACATTTGGGGTTGCAATTTGGGATTTTGAAAACACTTTTTCTTACGGGGTTGATTTTTAGGTGGATGCATACAAAGCCTATTTTATAATCAAATGATATCATACCTTGCATTTCAGGTGTCAGGAGTTGCTATGATGAGGGGAAATCTGTAGCTGAAACTTTGTTGTTTTGATAATCACAGGCAGCACGGCATAGGTACTCTAGTTGAAGATGCACCTGTTACTTTCAGTAAATATTACACATGTCGTTACTTCTCCTCACTCTCTTGGTAATTTTGTTCTGTAATAGAAATCCGCATTGCTAGGATCTTCAATCCATGTGGACCTCGCATGAATATTGATGACAGACGTGTTGTCAGCAGTTTCATAGCTCAAGCACTAAGGTAATTTAAACATTTTTATTTAATTGCTTGTTCAGTATGCTACTATGCTTTTATTCTATTGTCATATGTGTGCTGGAGCTGTAGCTCTGTTCAGTTACTTATGTATACAAGAAGAATGGCTCTATGTCCATGCTGTTTTTTTTTGGAGTTGATCAAATTCTATACTTCAGCAGTTCAGCTAATTATCTGAAaccgttatttatttattttttgcagagGTGAAGCCTTGACTGTTCAAGCTCCAGGAACACAATCCAGATCGTTTCTGTTATGTTTCTGACATGGTATGCCTAATCCATATTTCGACTATCAAGGATCATGCTTCTTTTGAAATGGGTTTCTGGACTACCTAATCACTGGTCTCTCATTTGTATTTTTTGTTTCTGAAGGTTGATGGCCTTATTCGTCTAATGGAAGGAGAAAAACTGGACCAGTCAGCATCGGACCCCCAGGTTTGTCCTTAAACTACCACTTATTTGACTAGTATATTTTTTGGTGACTAGTTGCTAGGAGCGCTGTGGGTTTTTATTGTGCTAAAAGAGGGAGATATTGATTCTTCAAATAACTGGTGAGTTTGGAAATGTCCAGAATGCTTTGATTAATATTACTGGTAGGCTGTGGCAAAATCATATAAGGGTTTTAACTATTTGAGCTCTACTTAAACATTGTAGAAACTGCGCTCCAGGCTCTAATACCTCTCTGTCACCATTATTCCTCCCACTTTGGACTCCCCTCGAGGTACAAAGGTTAGTTCTGGGGTGGAAGGCCTAAGTGCAAGTCAACTCTCCTAGAGAGCTTTGGCGTCTACGACTGCAAGGCAGACATTGGTGCGTCACTCTTCTCTTAGTCATTCAAAGTCAGAATGCTAGTGTACCTTCTACGTACATGAGTCACTCGTTCAATCTTTTCAGTTGACTGACATGTTTCAGTGTCATGATTAACCATCATATTTTTACCAGATTGTTGTTAAATATAATTATTCTAATTCTTAGTGCCATTTTCACTTTCAGTGATGATGTCCACTCGCAGAGTAACAAGAGTGGTAGGCTAACTAGTAATTTTAATCCAAATGTTGAAgagttggagatgctcttagaagCTTACTTTGCCCAGATAGAAGGAACTGTCAACTGTATGTTATCACTACTTCATTTATTTCCTGAAAACACTGCAAATTCGTTGTACTGATATATCTTAGATCAATGTTTTTGGTTTGTTATTAGTCTTAAAGATGAAGGAATACATAGATGACACAAAGGATTACATCAATATAATGCTGGAAGACAAACAGAATCAGATTCTACAGATGGGAGTTTTGCTTAGTACAACGAATTTGTTACTTAATGCGTGTATCTTAGTTGTAGGACTCTTTGGAATCAAATTCATATCGAACTTTTTGATTATCTTACTGGAAAAACCGAGACTAATTACTCTTCTACAAAGTCTCTGCAAACTGTAAGTAGTACTTTTTTTGGTTGCATTATATTGTACGTCATTTATATCTTCTGTGGTAAGGAAAGAGGACTTCTGGGATAAACAGATTGCAATCAACTTAAGGTATGCCTCTCTTCTAATTTCAGCTCTCGTCAATGTAACCGTTGCATATTCCTCAATCCTTAGACATGTTCAGTGGAGAAAGAACCAATTTGtgcatttaaattttttttacgtTTTTCATTGATACATGAAAATTCCAATGCCTTCCTTTTTGACCACTGCTATACTGCTACTTTCTTTTCTACAGATATTTATTTGGTTGttgagtaaatatcaaaaatCCACTTTCCTTAGTGTTTAAACAATCCTGGACACTGGTTCTATCTTCTTTTTTAACTTCAGTTCTTGTGGTTTAGCTATTTTTTTTAAGAAGAGAACAAGTTTTGTGATTTAGCTTGTGCTTTTTTGTGACCTGAAACGCCCAACGAAGGGTGGTCTGTTGGCGTTTAATATCTTGCTTGGCTACACTGAACCTGATTATATAGAGGAAAACAGAAGCGTGCTCTTGGAATAAAACATATATGTATTCCCGCAGATTGTGCTTGTAGGCTTAACATTCGAACTGAAATTTGTACTTTTTTTGCTTCCTATAGAGCAATGATATTGTTGTTCCTTTGAACCTCCAAGATATCCCCACTATTTCCACGCCACCATATTGTTAAGATTTGATGATTCGGAACTCAGGAATTACTAGGCATTCGTTGTTGGAAACACACTGATACACATTTCCTGGAGTTTTTTGCCCTTGGTCCTTGGCTGCTAGTTTTGTGTTTCGCCACGTTGCCAGTGGGGTCTTCTCGAGCGCGCTATGATAGAATTGAGTCTAGAGGCACATTGAAGGCTTATCTTATACTCTTGTTTGGCCCTGGGTTCCTATTCTTTGTTGAGAAGCTGAATCGTTTTGTAATGCTTTATTTATACAACAGTGCTGGAGTATCTGTAGGCAGTGAGATGTCTGGCGGGGTTTCAAACGTGACTGACATGTATCCAGTTGTGAAAACAACTTGTTCACGAGATAATTATTTTTGCTCCCATTAATTCATTGTTGTTGTTCGAGACAGCTAGACACAGCAAGCAAAGGCTGGTGTGGCGAAGTCTGTCACTGCGGCAATGTCTGATTCTCAATTTAGTTGTCCTGCAAATGCGCCAGAATTTCATATACTCCCATGAAAAATCTGACTGGACTTTAGCCCTGGAGTATGTTGGGAGCTTTGGATTGTAGCAGTAAAGCATTCCTCCTGATCACTAATAGTCTTTGCAGTTTGCACGAACAAACTCCAGCGGTCATAGAATCCCAACATAACACCCTTTACCTTCAGTCCTTCAAAGTAAAGTTTTGAGATGTCAAAATTCGCACAGTTCGAGCAGAACCCACaaaaatatcatcttccaaacctACTGTAATTGTAAATGCATGAACGCATCTGCCTTGCTGCATTACTCCAGATTTGCTGCAACCAGAAATCATACCCAATAACACGGTTGAATCAAGTGAAATCCCTGATTTCATTTCTGAATGATGTTTGTCATTCtcaaacacaattaaaatcaagaAAACATTGTTTTCAGACATACAAAATAAGCTCAATACTTGCAACTTACGAATCAACCAAATTTAACAATTTTGCAACCATGTATAGATAAATCCCGATAAAAATCCGAACTTTAAAGAACCCAGAGCTTAAAAGCTTAAAAAAATTCATATAACAACCACACAATATCTCATAGAAGCTACTTAGAATCAAAACCAACTTAAATTGAGCAAAACCCATCAACTAAATGCCTCCTAAGCATGATTCACACAGCTTGACAACCTGAGGTTGAAATTCATTTACATCTTAATTTAGCCATCAGAAGAAACAACTAAAAATACCCATACATACATCAATGAAAACAGATTTCTATAAGCATGAATATAAACTCATTTATGTAAATATAGATTTCTATAAACATCTATGTGAAAAACAGAGTGCTTGAGCTTACATTATGAGAACTTATTTAATTACAAACAATTGTGCT encodes:
- the LOC113337693 gene encoding uncharacterized protein LOC113337693 codes for the protein MGSKKTTDLEALAERLQEQGFSSLSTLDLKLLGSSHMTWKEKKALQNERVVSLGGKPVKKQRVPLSLARVTMKKQKERQQKTLQEDMVLGRFGGNKSSSSNRAPGKRKAEDSVLRSTDGYFKNGVLNVKHLLHNNSSRSMENRPSRPQALNFGTGTSDKGKKKQGGGKKKGGRKHGKKRH